In Polaromonas sp. JS666, one genomic interval encodes:
- a CDS encoding type I restriction-modification system subunit M, translating into MLDDIKKTLWATADKLRANMDAAEYKHLVLGLIFVKYISDTFAARRSEVATRLADPKDEYFFEGATPKTLAVELEDRDYYKSVNVFWVPEAARWESLRAAAKQPDIGKRIDEALTLVEVENPKLKGILDKRYARAQLPDGKLGELVDLISTVGFGDNPSVARDILGQVYEYFLGMFASAEGKRGGQFYTPASIVKTLVAVLNPHSGKVYDPCCGSGGMFVQSEKFIEAHGGKLGDASIYGQEANPTTWRLAAMNLAIRGIDFNLGREPADTFVRNQHPDLRADFILANPPFNISDWWHASLTGDARWQYGDPPTGNANYAWLQHMLHHLKPTGRAGIVLANGSMSSSQNSEGQIRAAMVEADVVEVMIALPGQLFFNTQIPACLWFLVKKKTRRQGEVLFIDARKLATMISRVQSEFTDEVIARIANTVAAWRGESLPLPLGLGEGEGEGEGSPAPAPYADIPGFCRSVKLKEIAQHGHVLTPGRYVGAEEVEDNDEDFATKMQQLTEKLGEQMAKGAELDQLIRQKLGGLGYEF; encoded by the coding sequence ATGCTTGACGACATCAAAAAAACACTCTGGGCGACCGCCGACAAGTTGCGCGCCAATATGGACGCCGCCGAATACAAGCACCTGGTGCTGGGCCTGATCTTCGTCAAGTACATCTCCGACACCTTCGCCGCCCGCCGGTCAGAAGTCGCCACCCGGCTGGCAGATCCCAAAGACGAATACTTTTTTGAAGGCGCCACGCCCAAAACCTTGGCTGTTGAGCTAGAAGACCGCGATTACTACAAGTCGGTCAACGTCTTCTGGGTACCCGAAGCTGCCCGCTGGGAAAGCCTGCGCGCCGCGGCCAAACAGCCTGACATCGGCAAGCGCATTGACGAAGCCCTGACGCTGGTCGAAGTGGAAAACCCAAAGCTCAAGGGCATCCTCGACAAGCGTTACGCCCGCGCCCAGTTGCCCGATGGCAAGCTCGGCGAGCTGGTGGACTTGATTTCGACTGTCGGGTTTGGCGACAACCCTTCGGTAGCGCGCGACATCCTGGGCCAAGTGTACGAATACTTCCTCGGCATGTTCGCCAGTGCGGAAGGCAAACGCGGCGGGCAGTTTTACACGCCGGCCAGCATCGTCAAAACCCTGGTCGCCGTGCTCAACCCGCACAGCGGCAAGGTGTACGACCCGTGCTGCGGCTCGGGTGGCATGTTTGTCCAGAGTGAAAAGTTCATTGAAGCGCACGGCGGCAAGCTGGGAGATGCATCCATCTACGGACAAGAGGCCAACCCCACCACCTGGCGCCTGGCCGCTATGAATCTGGCAATTCGCGGCATTGACTTCAACCTGGGACGCGAACCCGCCGACACCTTTGTGCGCAACCAGCACCCCGACCTGCGCGCCGACTTTATCCTGGCCAACCCGCCTTTCAACATCAGCGACTGGTGGCACGCCAGCCTCACGGGTGACGCCCGCTGGCAGTACGGCGACCCGCCGACCGGCAATGCCAACTACGCTTGGCTGCAGCACATGCTGCACCACCTCAAACCCACGGGTCGTGCCGGCATTGTGCTGGCCAATGGCAGCATGAGCTCAAGTCAGAACAGCGAGGGCCAGATCCGCGCCGCGATGGTTGAGGCCGACGTGGTTGAGGTCATGATTGCACTGCCGGGCCAACTGTTCTTCAACACGCAAATTCCTGCCTGCCTGTGGTTTCTGGTCAAGAAGAAAACCCGCAGACAAGGCGAAGTGCTGTTCATTGATGCCCGCAAGCTCGCCACCATGATCAGTCGGGTGCAGAGCGAGTTCACCGACGAGGTCATAGCCCGAATTGCCAACACAGTGGCAGCCTGGCGCGGCGAATCACTCCCTCTCCCCCTGGGACTGGGTGAGGGTGAGGGTGAGGGTGAGGGCTCCCCGGCCCCAGCTCCCTACGCCGACATCCCGGGCTTCTGCCGCAGCGTCAAGCTCAAAGAAATCGCCCAGCACGGCCATGTCCTCACCCCTGGCCGGTACGTAGGTGCAGAAGAGGTGGAAGACAACGATGAAGACTTCGCCACCAAGATGCAGCAGCTCACTGAAAAGCTGGGTGAGCAGATGGCGAAGGGGGCGGAACTGGATCAGTTGATTCGGCAAAAGCTGGGGGGGCTGGGGTATGAGTTCTGA
- a CDS encoding restriction endonuclease subunit S: MSSDVSWQRQTLKAAGISLIDCDHRTPPAANEGYPYIAIPQLKNGHVSLDGVRRISPEDYLEWTKKLKPQTHDVIVVRRCNSGDSALIPPGLECAIGQNLVILRSDGKTVQPQFLRWLLNGPDWWEQVSKFINVGAVFDSLRCRDIPNFELTIPPIDDQREIAIVLDALDDRIALLREINTTLEAIAQALFKSWFVDFDPVRAKMEGRVPEGMDEATAALFPDGFEESELGLVPRGWTVDRLDTWLSVLETGRRPKGGVGGISDGVPSIGAESIVRIGQFDFGKTKYVSHDFFANMKSGALISHDVLLYKDGGKPGVFLPRVSMFGDDFPFERCGINEHVFRMRLKAPFNQPFLYFWLWSDAVMHELKHRGGKAAIPGINQSDVREQELSVPNASVLNRFDELVSPLVGRIFSNAKQAQTLATLRDTLLPRLISGQLRLLEVEDDIVTAAA; this comes from the coding sequence ATGAGTTCTGACGTTTCTTGGCAACGACAGACGTTGAAGGCGGCGGGAATTAGCCTGATTGACTGTGACCACCGCACGCCACCAGCCGCAAATGAAGGCTACCCATATATCGCCATACCTCAGTTAAAGAACGGGCATGTTTCATTGGATGGCGTCCGACGTATTTCTCCGGAGGACTATCTGGAGTGGACCAAGAAGCTCAAGCCTCAAACGCATGACGTAATTGTTGTTCGGCGATGCAATTCCGGAGATAGTGCGCTTATCCCGCCGGGCCTTGAATGCGCTATTGGTCAAAACCTTGTCATTCTTCGTTCAGATGGAAAAACCGTCCAACCACAGTTTCTGAGGTGGCTTCTCAATGGGCCAGATTGGTGGGAACAGGTCTCGAAATTTATTAACGTTGGCGCTGTTTTTGATAGTCTGCGTTGTAGAGACATTCCTAACTTTGAGCTGACCATCCCGCCGATAGACGATCAGCGAGAAATCGCAATCGTGTTGGATGCCCTCGACGACCGCATCGCTCTCCTACGCGAAATCAACACCACGCTTGAAGCCATCGCCCAGGCGCTGTTCAAGTCGTGGTTTGTCGATTTCGACCCCGTGCGCGCCAAGATGGAAGGCCGCGTCCCCGAAGGCATGGACGAAGCCACAGCGGCGCTATTTCCAGATGGGTTTGAGGAGTCAGAGCTGGGGCTGGTGCCGCGAGGATGGACGGTGGACAGGCTTGATACCTGGCTGAGTGTTCTTGAAACAGGACGGCGACCGAAGGGCGGTGTTGGCGGCATTTCCGACGGCGTACCAAGTATTGGGGCTGAAAGTATTGTGCGTATCGGTCAGTTTGACTTTGGGAAAACCAAGTATGTGTCGCATGATTTTTTTGCCAACATGAAGTCAGGCGCTTTGATTTCTCACGATGTCTTGCTGTACAAAGATGGTGGTAAGCCGGGTGTTTTTTTGCCACGTGTCTCAATGTTTGGTGATGATTTTCCGTTTGAAAGGTGTGGCATTAATGAGCATGTTTTTAGGATGAGACTCAAGGCACCTTTCAATCAACCATTTCTATATTTTTGGCTTTGGAGTGATGCCGTAATGCATGAATTGAAGCATCGGGGGGGGAAGGCGGCAATTCCAGGAATCAACCAGTCTGATGTAAGGGAGCAGGAGCTTTCAGTTCCAAATGCGTCTGTTTTGAACCGATTCGACGAACTAGTTTCTCCATTGGTCGGCCGGATATTCAGCAATGCAAAGCAAGCCCAAACCCTCGCCACCCTCCGCGACACGTTGCTCCCACGCCTGATCTCCGGGCAGTTGCGGCTACTGGAAGTTGAAGACGACATAGTTACTGCTGCCGCCTGA
- a CDS encoding GIY-YIG nuclease family protein: MSQRPRTIQIFLPAGDPRGIRVAALTTSIVQVIEVPRPLLPEFLLMPESRQVGVYYLIGDDEEKDQLSVYVGQTGALGKRLNEHDLDPKREFWNRALVAISLTHSLTQTHAMYLEWRSILQANAAQRYSVENGNAGTKPHTPAWLEADCQEIFDTIRTLVATMGQPIFEPFALRQSTLEDSGAPVTAIAQADSPVLLRCKGAGSDATGQYTEEGMVVLKGSRGRFEVAKSMIPMSAGKHRQRLIDAGDLKIEDEAYVFQRDVLFRSPSGASDVVLGRSSNGWMEWKDAAGKTLDELKRQKVVASGALA, encoded by the coding sequence ATGAGTCAACGCCCCCGCACCATTCAAATTTTTCTGCCAGCGGGCGATCCGCGAGGTATTCGCGTAGCGGCGCTGACGACAAGTATTGTGCAGGTGATCGAGGTACCCAGGCCGCTACTGCCGGAGTTCCTTCTGATGCCTGAATCACGGCAGGTCGGCGTCTATTACCTGATCGGCGACGACGAAGAAAAAGACCAGTTGTCTGTTTATGTCGGGCAAACTGGGGCCTTGGGCAAGCGGCTCAATGAGCACGACCTTGACCCGAAGCGCGAGTTTTGGAACCGTGCGCTGGTCGCGATATCGCTGACACACAGCCTGACACAGACGCATGCGATGTATCTGGAGTGGCGCAGCATCCTGCAAGCCAACGCGGCTCAGCGTTATTCGGTTGAAAACGGGAACGCCGGGACAAAGCCTCACACGCCAGCCTGGCTGGAAGCGGATTGCCAGGAAATTTTCGACACCATTCGCACGCTGGTCGCGACCATGGGCCAGCCGATCTTTGAGCCGTTTGCTCTTCGGCAGAGCACCCTGGAGGACAGCGGGGCCCCTGTGACTGCCATTGCGCAGGCCGATTCACCGGTTTTGCTTCGATGCAAAGGCGCTGGCAGCGACGCGACGGGCCAATACACCGAAGAGGGAATGGTGGTTCTCAAGGGCTCCCGCGGCCGATTTGAAGTTGCTAAAAGCATGATCCCGATGTCTGCAGGAAAGCACCGGCAGCGCTTGATTGATGCAGGTGATCTTAAGATCGAAGACGAGGCCTACGTGTTTCAGCGGGACGTGCTGTTCCGGTCGCCCAGTGGAGCTTCAGATGTGGTGCTTGGGCGGAGTTCCAACGGCTGGATGGAATGGAAAGACGCAGCTGGGAAAACGCTGGATGAGTTGAAGCGCCAGAAGGTTGTGGCCTCGGGCGCCTTGGCATGA
- a CDS encoding type I restriction endonuclease subunit R: MTEDQLEQETLAWLADVGYTHRYGPDIAHDGAMPERSSYRQVLLPFRLREAIQKLNPGIPTAAREDALKQVLDLGIPALLTANQHFHRLLVAGVPVRYQKDGETRGDFVRLIDWADPERNEWLAVNQFSIKGPHHTRRPDIVLFVNGLPLVLLELKNPADKNADIWRAYDQIQTYKEQIPDVFQTNEVLVITDGTEALMGSLSADAERFMAWRTIDGVTLDPLGEFNELQTLVRGVLAPAYFLDFLRYFVLFEDDGALVKKIAGYHQFHAVRAAILQVVDASRPGGSQKGGVVWHTQGSGKSITMTCFAARVMQEPAMENPTIVVITDRNDLDGQLFGVFSLAQDLLREQPVQVSTRQDLRAKLANRPSGGIVFATIQKFMPGEDEDTFPMLSDRHNIVVIADEAHRTQYGFEAKLKGKQGQESYQGGYAQHLRDALPNATFVAFTGTPVSSTDRDTRAVFGDYIHIYDMQQAKDDGATVAIYYESRLAKLSLIESDLSQMDEEVDELAEDDEESQQAVLKSRWAALEKVVGAEPRVASVAADLVTHFEERNKAQPGKAMVVAMSRDICVHLYNEIVKLRPDWHDADPEKGAVKIVMTGSASDKPLLRPHIYSAQTKKRLEKRFKDPADPLRLVIVRDMWLTGFDAPCVHTLYVDKPMKGHNLMQAIARVNRVFKDKQGGLVVDYIGIGNELKSAMKEYTQSKGRGRPTVDAHEAYSVLAEKLDVLRSMLHGFDYTGFLTGGHKTLAGAANHVLGLNTGSSRDGKKRFADTALAMSQAFTLCCTLDEAKAVREEVAFMQGVKVILTKKELTAKRRTDEARELAIRQIISSAVVSESVVDIFDAVGLDKPNIGLLDDEFLAQVKNLPEKNLAVELLERLLEGEIKSRFTSNVVQDKKFSEMLANVITRYQNRSIETAQVMEELVEMAKKFREAASRGESLGLTEDEVRFYDALANNESAVRELTDETLKKIAHELTENLRQNLSVDWSERESVRAKLRLMVKRILRKYKYPPDLQDAAVELVLKQAQVMGESWSV, translated from the coding sequence ATGACCGAAGACCAACTTGAACAGGAAACCTTAGCCTGGCTGGCCGATGTGGGATACACCCATCGCTATGGTCCCGACATCGCCCATGATGGTGCTATGCCCGAGCGCAGCAGCTACCGCCAGGTGTTGCTGCCGTTTCGCCTGCGCGAGGCCATCCAGAAGCTCAATCCCGGGATCCCTACTGCCGCCCGTGAAGATGCCCTCAAGCAGGTGCTTGATCTTGGCATACCCGCATTGCTGACGGCCAACCAGCACTTCCACCGGCTGCTGGTGGCCGGTGTGCCGGTGCGGTACCAGAAGGACGGTGAAACTCGGGGCGACTTTGTGCGCCTGATTGACTGGGCTGATCCTGAGCGCAACGAGTGGCTGGCGGTTAACCAGTTCAGCATCAAGGGCCCTCACCACACACGCCGGCCCGACATTGTCTTGTTCGTCAACGGCCTGCCGCTGGTGCTGCTAGAACTGAAGAACCCGGCGGATAAAAACGCCGACATCTGGCGAGCTTACGACCAGATTCAGACGTACAAAGAGCAGATTCCCGACGTATTTCAGACTAATGAGGTGCTGGTCATCACCGACGGTACCGAGGCGTTGATGGGGTCGTTGTCGGCCGATGCCGAGCGTTTCATGGCCTGGCGCACCATCGACGGCGTGACGCTGGATCCCTTGGGCGAGTTCAACGAACTGCAAACCCTGGTGCGCGGCGTGCTGGCGCCGGCCTATTTCCTGGACTTCCTCCGTTACTTTGTGCTGTTCGAGGACGATGGCGCCCTGGTCAAAAAGATCGCCGGTTACCACCAGTTCCACGCTGTGCGTGCTGCCATTCTCCAGGTGGTGGACGCATCGCGTCCGGGAGGCTCCCAAAAAGGCGGTGTGGTCTGGCACACCCAGGGTAGCGGCAAGAGCATCACCATGACCTGCTTTGCCGCCCGCGTCATGCAGGAACCGGCGATGGAGAACCCCACCATCGTCGTCATCACCGACCGCAACGACCTGGACGGGCAGTTGTTTGGCGTGTTCAGCCTGGCACAAGACCTGTTGCGCGAGCAGCCGGTGCAGGTGAGTACCCGTCAGGATCTACGCGCCAAATTGGCCAACCGACCTTCTGGCGGCATCGTATTTGCAACTATCCAGAAATTCATGCCTGGCGAGGACGAGGACACGTTCCCAATGCTGTCCGACAGGCACAACATCGTCGTGATCGCCGATGAGGCTCACCGCACACAATATGGCTTTGAGGCTAAGCTCAAAGGCAAACAAGGGCAGGAAAGTTACCAGGGCGGCTATGCCCAGCACTTGCGCGATGCGTTGCCTAACGCGACCTTTGTTGCATTTACCGGCACTCCCGTCAGCAGCACCGACCGCGACACCCGGGCCGTGTTCGGCGACTACATCCATATCTACGACATGCAACAGGCCAAGGACGATGGCGCCACCGTGGCCATCTACTACGAGTCGCGCCTGGCCAAACTCAGCCTGATTGAGTCCGACCTGTCGCAGATGGACGAGGAGGTCGACGAACTGGCCGAGGACGACGAGGAAAGCCAGCAGGCCGTCCTCAAAAGCCGCTGGGCCGCTCTCGAGAAGGTTGTTGGCGCGGAACCGCGCGTGGCCAGCGTGGCAGCCGATTTGGTAACTCACTTCGAGGAACGCAACAAGGCACAGCCCGGCAAGGCGATGGTTGTGGCCATGAGCCGCGACATCTGCGTCCACCTGTACAACGAGATCGTAAAGCTGCGCCCGGACTGGCACGATGCTGACCCGGAGAAGGGCGCCGTCAAGATCGTCATGACCGGCTCGGCAAGTGACAAACCACTGCTGCGTCCGCACATTTACAGCGCCCAGACCAAGAAGCGGCTGGAAAAGCGCTTCAAGGACCCGGCCGATCCGCTGCGCCTCGTGATCGTGCGTGACATGTGGCTGACTGGCTTTGACGCCCCTTGCGTGCATACCCTGTACGTGGACAAGCCCATGAAGGGCCATAACCTGATGCAGGCCATAGCCCGCGTGAATCGTGTGTTCAAGGACAAGCAAGGCGGCCTGGTGGTGGACTATATCGGCATCGGCAACGAGCTGAAGTCGGCCATGAAGGAATACACCCAATCAAAGGGCCGTGGCCGTCCCACGGTGGACGCGCATGAGGCGTATAGCGTGCTCGCGGAAAAGCTTGATGTGCTGCGCTCCATGCTGCACGGCTTTGATTACACCGGATTCTTGACTGGCGGACACAAAACCCTGGCCGGTGCCGCCAACCATGTGCTGGGCCTCAACACCGGCTCGTCCCGGGACGGCAAGAAGCGATTTGCCGACACTGCGCTGGCCATGAGCCAGGCGTTTACGCTGTGCTGCACGCTTGACGAAGCCAAGGCAGTGCGCGAGGAAGTGGCCTTTATGCAGGGCGTGAAGGTCATCTTGACGAAGAAGGAGCTGACGGCCAAGAGGCGCACGGATGAGGCGCGCGAACTGGCTATCCGGCAGATCATCAGCTCGGCGGTGGTGTCCGAGAGTGTGGTGGACATCTTTGACGCCGTGGGCCTGGACAAGCCCAACATCGGCCTGCTGGATGACGAATTCCTTGCCCAGGTCAAAAACCTGCCGGAAAAGAACCTGGCTGTGGAGCTGCTGGAGCGGCTGCTGGAGGGGGAAATCAAAAGTCGCTTCACAAGCAATGTCGTACAGGACAAGAAGTTCTCGGAGATGCTGGCCAACGTCATCACTCGCTATCAAAACCGCTCGATTGAAACAGCGCAGGTCATGGAAGAGCTGGTGGAAATGGCCAAGAAATTCCGTGAAGCGGCATCCCGCGGAGAGTCGCTGGGGCTGACCGAGGACGAGGTGCGCTTTTACGATGCGCTGGCTAACAACGAGTCAGCGGTACGCGAGCTGACCGACGAAACCCTCAAGAAGATCGCCCACGAGCTGACCGAGAACCTGCGTCAGAACCTGAGCGTGGACTGGTCAGAACGCGAGAGCGTGCGAGCCAAATTGCGCTTGATGGTCAAGCGCATTCTGCGCAAATACAAATACCCACCGGATCTGCAGGACGCTGCTGTGGAGCTGGTGCTGAAGCAGGCGCAGGTGATGGGGGAGAGTTGGTCGGTGTGA
- the thpR gene encoding RNA 2',3'-cyclic phosphodiesterase, with protein MPRLFIAAWPDSVVCAQLAEYSAKCEWANHAKLVAATDFHLTLRFIGEVDLPMLNTIRESLALNFEPIDIELGRPQLWEEVAVLRPISTSTKLTALHDSIEEKLGCLGLTADRRGYRPHVTLAHRAKHSRLPQSSVIAWRINAFCLVESISSPAGRYRILQTYLAH; from the coding sequence ATGCCCCGACTCTTTATTGCTGCATGGCCCGACTCCGTAGTGTGCGCTCAGCTCGCTGAGTACTCGGCGAAGTGTGAATGGGCCAACCACGCCAAGCTTGTTGCAGCAACGGATTTCCACCTAACGCTGCGTTTTATTGGCGAGGTGGATTTGCCCATGCTAAACACCATTCGGGAATCCCTGGCGCTGAACTTTGAACCAATCGACATTGAGCTCGGACGCCCTCAACTATGGGAGGAGGTGGCGGTTCTTCGTCCCATCTCGACATCTACTAAGTTGACTGCATTGCACGATTCAATTGAAGAGAAATTGGGTTGCCTCGGTCTTACGGCAGACCGCCGCGGCTACCGCCCCCACGTGACACTTGCACATCGAGCAAAACACTCGCGCCTGCCACAGTCCAGCGTGATAGCCTGGCGCATCAATGCGTTTTGCCTCGTGGAGTCGATCTCTTCACCAGCTGGACGATATCGCATCCTGCAGACCTATTTGGCGCACTAG